The Haliotis asinina isolate JCU_RB_2024 chromosome 2, JCU_Hal_asi_v2, whole genome shotgun sequence genomic interval CCTGTAATTGTCAGTGAAGACATTGACGTTGTTGACAGTGGTGTAGTTGAGTTTGATAACAACATAAGTGATCACAGAGGAACGTATGTGAACATAAGAACACAGTTATGTAACAGCATATCCTATAAGCGAGAAATCTGGTGTTACAATAAGGGTAATTATGAAATGCTGAATTGTCTTATAGAAAATACAGAATAGAAGGACTTATATAATGGATGCTCAAATGTTAATGACGCTTGTTCACTGTTTTATAACAAATTTACCCAACATGTCAAATCATGCATTCCTTCAAAAATAGTAACTATTCGTCCAAATGACAAACCATGGTATGACTCTAATTTGAGGAGGGAATCCCGAAAAGAGACCGATTACGGAGAAAGGccaagaaaacaaaaaagaGAGCGATAAAAAAGCTTATAAACACCAGAGAAATAGAGTAAACAACATGAAATGCTattaaaagaaaaaagaaaactttTATTCCAATATTAATGGCCTACTATTGGAATTATACTCTGAAAATAAATCTTCATATTGGAAATTATTACGTTATATTGTTAAAAACTCGGGCTCTACTTCGCATATTCCCCCTCTCAAGCAGAATATTGATGATGAATTTCCAAAGCTATTTTCTGATCTGGAAAAAGCTGAAAAGCTTAATACATATCAATATGTCGTTTGAATGATAAAGATGTACCATTACCACATTTTCCATCAAGGACCGATATGCAGTTAGAGAAAATAGTAATTTCTGAGAAGGAAATATCTGATGTTATAAAAAGTTTACAGCTAAATAAAGCTTCAGGGCCTGATAGAATAAGTCATAAATTATTAAAGAACACAGTTGATTCCCTATCTAAACCCCTGTGTCTACTGTTTTACCTATCATTGCAATATAGTGTGTATCCAAACAAATGGAAAAGTGCATATGTCATGCCACTGTATAAGAAAGGTGATCACTCTATTGTTTCCAATTATGGACCTATTTCTCTTATAAGTTGTATAGGAAAACTGTTTGAAAGATTGGTATATAAACGTTTACTTGTATAACTATTTTCATGTTAACAAACTTTTATACAAGTATCAATCAGGCTTTCAAGCGGGTCACTCAACTGTCCATCAATTAATTGAACTTTACCATCATATTTGTACATGCCTCGACAGCACAGAAAAATATTGTATGATATTTTGCGATGTATCCAAAGCTTTTGATCGTGTGTGGCCCAAAGGACTCGTTCGTAAATTAGAGATGTATGGTATCAGAGGACAGCTTTTACAATGGATATCGAGTTATATAAGTGATCGCAGTCAACATGTCTTCGCAAAAGGAGCTATAACCAAGCCCAGGTATTTAACAGCTGGTGTCCCACAGGGATCAGTATTGGGACCCCTCTTATTCGTGGTCTATATTAACGATATTGCTGATCAATTAAATTGTGCAACAAGACTTTTTGCTGACGATACCTCGCTTGGGAAATCATCGAAAAGTACTGAAGAAATTGAAACTTCTCTCAATGCCAATTTAAACATATTATATAACTGGAGCAAAAACTGGTTAGTCTCATATAATCCTGGAAAACCCGAGGCAGTGTTGTTTTCCATGATTGATGAAACTGAACAATTGAAATCAGTTTTTGACGGGAAATCAATTTGGTAAACAATCATAAACATCTCGGAGTAACATCTGAGGCAAACGGCAATGGCCTTGTCACACTAATCAAATTATCAAGTCGTGCTCAAAAATGATATCATCGATGCGGAAACTGAAATACTTACTAATCAGAAATACAAACGACACATCTATAAGATATTTATCAGACCACACTTTGAATATGCTTGTGAATTGTGGGATGGTTGCACTGTACAACAGAATGAAAACTTAGAGCAACTTCCGTTAGACGCTGCCAGAATAGTAACGGGGCTACCTAGGAATGGTACCAGAGTATTTATACTAATACCCATGATAGGTTAGCATATACCTGTTACgatctggggtagaattggTTTTGACccaaaggcgactgtgcttgtcgtaagaggtactggggcttgtattgctgaaaataaaacatcctgggtccaacaagcctacactgatatccatatacataaaAAGAAGGATCCttccgcaatatagctggaatattgctgaatgcgcgGCCAAACTCATTTTCATATACCTACATCGCTGTTTATGCTTTCACCCAtagattgcatcagaacacaaCATTCAGTTAGCCATTATTCACATCTCGTTGAATGTATCTTTACATTCAAGTTGAATGTATTGTGCATATTAACGTTCTCGGGGAAATATAAATTGGTTGGGGTGGGTGGTGTGAGTGACCAATAACATACATGGATGGGCATTAGAAATGGATGGGGTATTGAAAaatagtttttgttttggtttgaggAAAACCCTTTTAGATACTATATTTATTAGTTATTAAACGCTCTGGGTCTTTGAAAAGTGACATCTGATTGACTCAGCATTGTGCCCTTGGACTAGGGTGCAGGCCAGACATTCAACTCTTGACTCCGTAATTCTAGTGACTGAAATCAATCAGTGTTGTTAAAGACTAACGGCTGATTCCTTAGCCTCATCAAAATGTTCTGAACTGTTAAATGTTTAGCCACAGCAAGAACTAAGACCTGATTATCATGCGAGTGACTCTTCCTTGTCTGAACTTAATTACATTTCCATTACAAGTTCAAAATGAGACCGCAATCTGAGGACAGGTATTACATaacaaatacatttattcaaacaaGGTATGTTCCTTTATTATCCACATTATAGCATAGTAATATTTCAACAGTTATTTCAAATAAGTCTCCTTTGTTAGTGGATAgtaacaagaaaaaaaatgtttgcacAACTTTTGCAGAACCATTTTTCTAGGTCATTTACCTCCTTACCTCGTATGAACATAAGTAAATCTACCTCCCTACCTCGTATGAACATAAGTAAAGCGTACCTGTCTGGGCATTAACTAAAAATTCACACATCTGTGTGGTTCTGCTTGTGCCAACACATTGACTGTTTTTGCTAGAACGCTGCTTAAACTTGACATATTCATGTTGGTGGAGAGTCTTGAGTAATGTTCATCATAGAGGATAACCACTTGTTATTTAGCTGACTGAAAAATTGTAGAGGTGAGCTTGGACCTTTTGATGTTTGTGTGACGAGCAATACTTTCACAACTTTGTTGCCCAATAATGGAATAATGATCTGACAAAATAAATGTTATGATTTTTAATCATAGTTTCATGGTATTTACAGTAATGTAGAAGCACATCACATGTACACGAAATGGAACAGCACTTGATATTTCTGTCTACATGTTGTAGTGATGATAATTGAAAATGATCTAGATTGTTTAGTCTCTCCGCAGTGGGAATCTTTCCACCCTCACACCATCCTTggtaatgatgttgatgatgatgccGTCACCCGTGTAGATGTCCCTCTCAGCTGCTGAGATGAAGACATCCTTAACAAGAGCTATACACTTCTCTTGGGACAGGGGAACCTCGGTTACACCCTCCTGGTTCTTGAAGCCGATctgaaattaaaacattttataaaCCAATTTAATACTTTCAGGGTGTCAACAATGTTTCAATCTGCAACTTAAGCCTTTAGTCTGATTATCGAGTCTAATGACATTTCTGTTTAGTCCAGCAAATTCATCCAAAACTGGTCCATATACATGCACAAATGTTCAGATCATATTCCAACACTGTCTGCAGTAGCAACTGAATCTTTGTTCCCGACTTCAcaaaaggggaggtaactccatgTTTCCAACTCAAATGAGCccaacagtctaagtaaacttagtctcagtgtattttgttacactccaccactgagtctaacaaaacctagtagaagatTGCGTCAGGTaccctttgagcaaccaatgaccatCCAGTCAAACACGAGATGgataaatagatttaaccaattagACAACGGTTACTATatagggatcagagggactttcaaaatattcaggtcactgacacagatctctccacaaacaaaaatgtgcatataacacagttatttgaactgcagtatatatgctttggggtttctgttgacatggttaccataagctaatatttccacaagataacatccttgaatattgccgaaaACACTATTTACAGCGACTGTTTACTatccgttgtcatggttgtacgtacgccatgtgcatcacccggaagcgagcgtacgctaaacagcattcggaatcgttcgggtacataccttttcgagataaaaagttcaaaaagtatgtgcgaatgtgcactttcacgattggtaagctgtgttctgattggtcaatctcaaaggttacctgacacgacctcccataagattttgttagactcagtagtggagtgtaaccaaaagtactgaggataagtttagtTAGACGGATGAATGACATAAagtaacaacaaaatatacttCCTTGTGAATGTGAGACTGACCTGGTTGTCCAGAAGAGGTTGCAGCATGGCACTGGCTGACCCCCCAGCTCTGTATGATTCTCTTTCATAAGAGCCCACGGGGTCAAAACTGTAGACACACCCTTTACCTGTAACACAAGAATCACCTTTACCTCAGAATGCACATGTAAACTTTCCCTATTGGACATATTCTCTAAATTTACTGTCAGAAGACAAAATTTGCCTTTAGCTTCAATCATTTTCTTGTCCGGATGCAGGAGTCATAACGAACACTGTCTGGGTTAATTGCCAGCTTATTTGACACATACTTACATTTTCACATATGCTTTGTTCATCAATTTCCATTAAATAAAAGCCAAAATTAATATGATTTTTCTGCAGGCTGTAAGAGACAAGACAGCCTTGTTAAAGCTGATTCACATAACATGTATGCTTTGTAAAATAGTAACATTAAAGAATCTGACATTCTTTTActtcttttgaaaaataaacaatgtaaacaaagcaTTTGATCAGTTGGCAATAATAAATGGCTACTAGTgactttttctttcatttctcagtttttactcatatttttgcttttggATTGGAATGAGTAAAATTGAATAAAATCGTTTACTTTTGCAAGGCAAGATTCTACTTTTCAGTGTTTGATCAACTCGCTTTACCTTCATCATCAAGCCCTCCAATTAtgttgtaaacatagtatggAAAGAACCGTCTGTAGTACAACATCGTGGACAGCATGGCTGCAATAGCAGAAGTTGTCATCTTCTTGTGGTGATCATGGTCATAGATCTGAAGATGGCAAAAGATGTAGGGTGAAGACTGGTTTTAACACACTGTCAAAGATTAATATACTTACATACAACATAAGCATTAACATGCAAAATGTGAATGTATCTGGTCCACCAGAACTGCAAATTTTTAAACTTGTGAACAGCTTAACATACCTATTCAGAGATTCATTGAAGTGAAAGGGTTCAGATCATCCCCAGTAATGTTTtagatacacacacaattaacaTCACAATAGCACCACATACATCAAGTTAACTTACCTTTAATCTGGCCTTCAGTACTTTAGTAAGTGTCAAAACATCACCATGGAAACCACAGGCACCCAAAACAGTGCTTTCAGTCCTGCAAAATGTGTTACATATCACCAATTACTGATGTATTCAAGTGAACACTTAGCTCTTTTTAAAGAACACTTTTGTGCAACTCATTTTTCAGTTTCGTGTTGGTTTTCAAGAAGCTCATTTCATATTCTTTAAACTTAAACTGTGCAAAATCTGTCAATAGtctaaaataaaacattgtatCATTTCCTGTCGTTCACACATATCTACACTTGAAATAATAGAAATTTAGCATAGATTTCTTTGACCGAGCAGGGATAAAAAAAATCCCATCACCCATCGTGCGAGATAACTCAGTTTTTATTTCGGGcactcaaataatggtatcttacttgtccatggctAATAGATAATTTCCACACACAGTCTCAAAATGCTAacaaacttggatttcatttcatatcttctcaaaatgtaggtaaaaatatttgcaatgataataaagtaggaTTATTTTGCTCAGCTACATTTATCACAAttttgataaatagtccagtacccactaacatcaaataccatgttgatgtaTTCTTTCATAACTGTCTTGATTATATCATTGAAATTAGGGCATGTAGAAAATTATTCAGGACAAGTAATTTGCCTgatggcaagtggcttttaaaaagaTTTTGTACCCCTGGGTTGAGTGAAAGTTGTTGAATGATGTGGTTACATCAGGGCAGACTGTAAATATGAAGCCTTGGCTAGACAAACCGGTGATTTCACAAAGCATCAACAAATGGCTAAACTTTAAAAAGATATAACATTTAACTTCATCCCTACCACAAGACATCATTCCAAAGTTTACGAAGTCTGAGTCATGCGACACCCCTCGTTGTAGCCTGAATAGTTGCcatctgaaaaaatatgacacCTAAAAATTCAGGTCCAACAATACACTTACATCTGATAGGTCTTGGGCATGTCTCTGGAGTGAATAGAGAATCCTTCACTTAGCCTAGTATCAGATGCTACCACAGAAAAATCCTCTCCTGCTATTGCCAGAACAGTGCTGAAAGATGATAAAACATGAGTTTGTCACAACAGTTTTgtaaatgaaactgaaataacTGTAGTTGTTTTATGACACATGCATAGATTATTATTGGGCGAATTAAAAGTGCTATGAGAGAGACACATGAGGAAGATGAGTATTGTTAAATTGGAATACAAACCTACGAACAGTAATCATAACATTTTCCGTTCTACATTTATGTGGATATTCAACTAAAGGTAAGAGTTAATATGCTTCAATATACTTTAGATTTGAGAATACTGTCAAAATATTCTTGGCCAACATGTTTAGATTTTCCATCATCATTCAATAGTGTTCAAGACACGATACTCGATAGTAGACTAAGTTTAAGGTACCAGTCCCTGCTTACCCGCCATTAAACGTGTATGGATTGAAGTGAGCCTGTTTTGGATTCCCATACTGATACATTTCTCCTCCTTCAGGATAACCCTGGACGATCGGAGGATCCATGCTCAACATCTTCGAGCCTTGGGTATGACTTAGCTCTTCTGTTTGGGAAAATGGCAGACGAAATCTCGTCTCAGTTGTCACGTGACCTAACCATATTTATTTGTTATAAATGTCTTTAAGCACGTCTTTTGCCATTAGTGACTGGCATAAAACATAGAAAGGGAGGAATGACGGCATGGTTTATCTTAACACTTCATAATTGGATTTTGTGGGGTGGTGCGTTGTTCGTTTACTGACAAATCTCGCCCTTACGAGACTCCGGAGAAGCGGCATATTCAGCATGGTAATTTGATTTCGTGATAGATTGTCATATATGCAACCGTCCCGAGATATTTTCATCACATTAAATACTACGCTTTAGTGTATCACTACAAACTGTGGTTGCCAGTTATATATTCAGACCCAATTAAATCAACATCTTGCTGTATCAGAGTTGGCGTTGTTTTTGTAGCAGGTGCATGTAAGTTCGTTACTCAATCATAAACGTGACGATATCATCATTCCTTGTAGACTGGATTGAATTGGTTTTTGTTTGATCGTAGTGACAACGTTTTCGACACGGTTGTGTCCCATATGATCTTGGGCTGTTGGTCTTGTGATCAGTGTGGCAGACATATTATTAAAGTTTGGCAAGAAGGGTCGTAAAATCATTGAGTGGTGGGGTCCATTGATTTATCCGAGAAGTGAGTTAACACATTTTCAGAATGTTCACTAATTTACTAGACTGCACGGCGCCCGACTGCACTTTTCGTTTTGGGTAGCATTCCTTTTCAACAGCTAGGATCCGCTAGTTGTGTTCCATTGACCTAGTGATCATGGTTAATGCAGAAAAGGGTCGTTGTCGGCATCGGTACAACAGATGTGTACTCCGGCAGTTTATGTATACAGTAAGGCACTCTAGCCAAATTTGACTTACAGCTACACACCCATAGGTCCATTCTACATTATGATGGGAACTGGCATACTATTGTATGACATACATTTGGTTGTGCTATATTAGGTACGTTatatatttggttttgtttagggtacatttctgtatacatgtagtgGCCACAAAATTTCTGAGTCCGCTGCTGGGCTTTGAACGACGGACCATCTGATTCGAAGTTGGTTACCTTGTCCATGTGACCAAAGAGCTTAACCCTTGTctgcaagctgacaaggtaaggatgtcatctgtggaatgactcctccatgccctgctacatCCACATCTGTAGTACCTGTGACATTTAAACCCTTCAGCCCATAATTGATCTCATTTGTCAAGAAATTCACCTGTCATGTTTAATTACTAAAACCAGCAACACTATTCACTTTGCAaatccagagaccatatatgtACTGTGGGTGAAATTGAGGCACACCCAAAATCGGTAGTAGATCAATTAACTTAATGTGATAGGGTCATCCCAATGCATAATCACTTTTGAGTCAGTAATGTATCTTTCAACCATTCACAAATGAAGCGAGACCCCCCATACAGGTTCACAAGCTGATGGTAAACTGGTAGGTTGGTTTTGTTTGAATGGCTCAGATAACCAGTGTTATAGATAGGTAAGCACAGgcaaacatttcattcaatCGGTGCCTGACTTGCAACAAATGTGATGAAAACTGTCAGCCATCTGTTAGTTCATGTTAACTTGTCACTGTAACTTTTCAGCGGCAGATGGGAGATAACACTTCAGTGAGGGCTTCATTGTTCATCATGTTTTTGTCAGTGAAATTAATCTGACAATTTTGTCATTCCAGCTCTTCTATTCCTTTTTCAAGTCCCTTGTTGGGAAAGATGTGGTGGTAGAGCTGAAGAATGATTTGAGGTAGGTAAATTTGTTTTGATGCCATTAGGGTAGCCTTGTTTAACCATTTGCTTGACATGCTAAAGATACAAATCTGATTCCCCACAagtgtaaaatgtgtgaagcagcATTATCTTTTCTTTTCTGAAACATTCAACCTAGCATCATCCACTGAATGCTTGTTAAGTTGTGTCTCTCCCTCAACATGAACTGTATGAAACTAGTCCATAGTTTGTCATTTTAGTAGTTTATCATGAGTGGTTCTGTATTGAGTTTGACTGTTCTCAATTTTGTCTGTTTAAAGACTAGATGACACCATCAGTTGAAAGTGTTTATCAAGTTTATATTTTGTGTCAAATTCTATTCAATATGTCAGTTTCACTATAAAGAAAAATAGCATTAAGAACTGGTTCGTAAGAACAATACACTAAAGCTACAAGTCAGTGAGCACAGCATCTATTGCACTTTTACCTGTCCTCATTACAATTTCGTAGTCTCAGGACAAAGGAAAATTACTCTAGTATGTTTTCATTCCCTTGTGCATGCTGATAAGGACTGTAAGGTTACGTTTCTATTTCAGTATTTGTGGCACGCTACATTCTGTGGACCAGTTTCTCAACATCAAGTTGACAGATATCAGCATTACGGACCCTGATAAATACCCTCACATGGTGAGCTCCATGTACTGAGCAAGATGACATCCAGTGTTAATACTTCATACTTCCTCATCTGCCTCCCACACAACTTGGAGCCCTTGGATTTGGaaggaaacattttatttttttctctcccTTCCATCATAATCTAAAAACTTCCTCCTCAGTTAAATATTCATACAGGATAGTACTAATATTCAAAAATATATCATGCTGTAACTGATAAGTAGCTGCTATTTTAAACATGGATCAACACCTACTGTAGGATAGTGCTAATATTTAGAAATTTATCATGCTGTAACTGATAAGTAGCTGCTATTTTGAACATGTATCAACACCTACTGTAGGATAGTGctaatatttagaaatatatcATGCTGTAACTGATAAGTAGCTGCTATTTTGAACATGGATCAACACCTACTGTAGGATAGCGctaatatttagaaatatatcATGCTGTAACTGATAAGTAGCTGCTATTTTGAACATGGATCAACACCTACTGTAGGATAGTGctaatatttagaaatatatcATGCTGTAACTGATAAGTAGCTGCTATTTTGAACATGTATCAACACCTACTGTAGGATAGTGctaatatttagaaatatatcATGCTGTAACTGATAAGTAGCTGCTATTTTGAACATGGATCAACACCTACTGTAGGATAGTGctaatatttagaaatatatcATGCTGTAACTGATAAGTAGCTGCTATTTTGAACATGGATCAACACCTACTGTAGGATAGTGctaatatttagaaatatatcATGCTGTAACTGATAAGTAGCTGCTATTTTGAACATGGATCAACACCTACTGTAGGATAGTGctaatatttagaaatatatcATGCTGTAACTGATAAGTAGCTGCTATTTTGAACATGGATCAACACCTACTGTAGGATAGTGctaatatttagaaatatatcATGCTGTAACAGATAAGAGGCTGCTATTTTGAACATGGATCAACACCTACTGTTCATTCATTTAAGAGATTTAAACATGTTGAATAATTGTTAAGTTAAAGTTTATGAGGGAGAAAGATTCTCAGCAAGGTTGATGACTTTGCCAAACTTGTGGTACAAATGGTGAATGGGTCCATAGTGTTCAGCATAATAGATAAGATAGTATCAGTATAAGTAAGCATACgttcagtattatttgttacacctCTCATACTGAGTCTAACATACCCTCGTTACAGTTTGCATCAGCTAACCTTTtcaattgaccaatcagaacacagcagaccaaatcatgaaagttgacattttcacataccttttgaacttttaccccAAAAAAGTTTGTACctgaacgattctgaatgctattttctgTACAGTTgcaggtgactgtgcttgtcataagaagcgactaacgtgatcgggtggtcaggcttgctgacttggctgacacatgttattggttcccaatagcgcagatctatgctcatgttgttgatcactggattgtcttgtccagactcgattatttacagaccgccgccatgtagctgtaatattgctgagtgtggcataaaactaaactcactcactcactcactgtacagtCGCTTTCTAGTGATGCACaaggagcacaccacaacagtgagtaaacagtcactgaacatagcatttttgtcaatattcaaggatgtcagcttgccgaatattagctaatggtaaccatgtcatcactAAGCCttaagtgtatatactgcaggtcaaatgtTTCTGCGGGTTTGGGGTTTTTGAgcgatcagtgtcagtgactgtcCAGctaaccctaaacagtagctgttATCTGATTGAATAAATTTGTTCTGCCATCTGGCATTTGATTAGATGGTCATAGGTGGCTGAAAGGTTAGCTGACGTGACCTTCTGGGGTTTGGTAGACTCAGTACAGCAGTGTACTGAAGAATACTGAACCGTTGTTTTGCTAGACTGGAGATAACATATGCTGTATAATTGTGAGTGTGATTGTGACTTGCTCTTCTTACCTTTCAGTTGTCTGTAAAGACATGCTTCATTCGAGGATCTGTTGTGCGATATGTTCAACTGCCTGCGGACGAGTGTGACACTCAGCTCCTGCAGGATGCAGCTCGCAAAGAGGCAGCTCAGAACAAACAGCGATGATACTCGGCTCATTGGACAGTTTGAGACATTGAGAgattgtgaatgtgtgtgtgtgagaatgtattaacatcaacagaaACATGGAACATCCATCATCCAGCAGGCCATTGTCAGTACTTCATGGATTTGGGTACAATCTATATCTCACCTGAGAATACAAACTGTCCACTGACATTGACACTCTGAGTGTCAGCTTTGTTATCTCGTAGGTAAAGGAGTGACATAGTGTATATAATCTGTGAAGTACTGATCATGTCAACAGATTAGAGAATTGTTGCCAACAGAGGACGGACAGGCTTTAGTGACACCTTGGACTTAGAATGGCAACATGAGGTTTATGAATTATCAGTTCCTGATTGTACAGGAATCTTTTTCCAGATTATGAAAATAAGAAGGATCAGGCTTTTAATTTGGGATTATTCATTTGCATCACTGCATAAATTCATGGGAGTATCACACTGGATTGTTATGTAATAATTTAACATTATTAAGAGAACTTATTGATGTTTGGTTCATGAAAATTGATGGTACAAtctgaaaatgttattttcagttttatgatacaaatatttttttgtaaataaaacattgaaatttgtgtttcttttaatCATTTCTTGACTATGTGATTGTGGTTAAGTAATAGCCTGTCACCACACATACAGTTTAGCATGTTCACATTGTTCACCAATCCTTAATGGATCCATCATTTTCGGTTCTGGAGACCACCACTTTTCTTCACAGACTAACAAGGACGCAATTAAAGTAAATACAGAGATTTTGTTTGTCACAGTGTGTTCAATGTGATCACACAGTCTGAGTTTTGATTTGGGTACAGCAAAGGAGTATTAGGTCGTGGGTAGTCCTTCATATGCAAATACAAAAACCAAACACTTGGATGAGCTCTTTCGGGTAGACTTGTTTCTGGGTCAGGCTGAAGAACCCATAGTTATGATTAGTACCCAGACCAACATTCCCTGCAAAGTTTATTCAAAAGTGATAGGGCCGGTATGTTAGTATAGGCTAGCGGTTAAAGTAGTCACTCATCACAGAATACATGGTTCAgttccctgcatgggtacatagtgtgaagcccatttctggtgtcgtttgccatgatattgctgaaatattgctcactcAGTGATAAAGGCACTTCTGAAATGACATTGCATATGATCCTGGTACCTGTTGTTTTAGAAATATGCCAGTAAATTATGTCAAAATCTTCAAAGATGATACAACAGTTTAAAGCATGAAAAAATAACGTTGTTTAATCTATTAATTAAATGATCACATTCCCAGGTTCTGAGATGGGTACCTAGGTCCAACTCATTACCAACCTGTCCTGGGTATCTGGGTTCCCCCTGGATGACCTGCCTGGTACTGTTATACATTCAGATGGGTACTCAGGTCTAACTCATTACCAACCGGTCCCGGGTATCTGGGTTCTCCCTCCCAGGCCTGCCTGGTACTATGATAGATTCAGATGGGTACCAGGTCTAACTCATTGCCATCCTGGGTATCTCGGTTCTCCTACCCAGGCCTACCTGGTACTATTATACAATCAGATGGGTACCCAAGTCTAACTCATTAGGATCCCATTCCTGGAATTTGGGTTCCCCCTCCCAGGCCTACCTGGAACTATTATGCATTCAGATGGGGCATCCAATCCCGGTTATCTGGGTTCCCCCTCCCAGGCCTGCCTGGTACTATTTTGTAGCAAGAAAAATCACATGCTGGGTATTCAGCATTCCATACCACACAGGTATTCAGTTGTGGAATCTTAACCAGAAGAACTTGAAAGCAGGATTGCCATGGTAATTAATGCTTGGGGTCTGAAAGTCGGTAAGCTCCCTTTCAGCttttagttttgtttcatgCCCAGAAAAAAGGTAAAGAATCAAATCAAACGTCACTGAATTGAAACTGCAAATTCAACCATGTTACCATTCATTTTTATTCATAAACGCAAAAGTTCTACCAA includes:
- the LOC137273508 gene encoding U6 snRNA-associated Sm-like protein LSm2, with protein sequence MLFYSFFKSLVGKDVVVELKNDLSICGTLHSVDQFLNIKLTDISITDPDKYPHMLSVKTCFIRGSVVRYVQLPADECDTQLLQDAARKEAAQNKQR
- the LOC137273506 gene encoding proteasome subunit beta type-1-like, with the translated sequence MLSMDPPIVQGYPEGGEMYQYGNPKQAHFNPYTFNGGTVLAIAGEDFSVVASDTRLSEGFSIHSRDMPKTYQMTESTVLGACGFHGDVLTLTKVLKARLKIYDHDHHKKMTTSAIAAMLSTMLYYRRFFPYYVYNIIGGLDDEGKGCVYSFDPVGSYERESYRAGGSASAMLQPLLDNQIGFKNQEGVTEVPLSQEKCIALVKDVFISAAERDIYTGDGIIINIITKDGVRVERFPLRRD